The nucleotide sequence TGATGCCCAGGCCGATCCAGCACGCCGTGCGACGTGATCGGTACTTCACGCATCCAGGGGAGGACCGTCAGTGGCAGAGGACACACGTGAGCTGCGCTCCGTGTGGGCCGAGGTGGTGGCCGAGCTCGCCTCGTACACCGATGCCACTGGTCGCCCGCTCTCCGCTCAGCAACGGGCATGGCTGCGCCTGACCCGCCCCGTGGGATTCGTCAACGGCTTCGCGCTGCTCGCCGCGCCCAGCGCGTTCGCCAAGGAAGCCATCGAGCGGGTGCTGCGCACCCCGATCACCGACGCGCTCAGCCGCCACCTCGGCAGCGAGGTGATTCTCGCCGTCCGCGTGGACGAGGCGTCCGCGGTGCACGAGGGTGCCGCCGCTGACGGCGTGGCGCCCCGGGGCGAGCACGGCGCCTCCGCTGACGGTGCCGACCACGGCGGCTCCCCCGGGGGCTTCACCGGCGTGGACGACCTCGACGAGGTCGACGAGGAAAAAGACGCGCTGGAGACGATCAACGAGATCTGGCCGAGCTACTCGACCGTGCGCAAGGCGCCTGCCGGGCCGGCCCAGACACGACTGAACGCGAAGTACACCTTCGACACGTTCGTCATCGGCAGCTCCAACCGGTTCCCGCACTCCGCCGCAGTCGCGGTGGCCGAGGCACCGGCCCGCGCGTACAACCCGCTCTTCATCTGGGGCGAGTCCGGGCTGGGCAAGACCCACCTGCTGCACGCGGTCGGCCACTACACCCAGCGCCTCTTCCCTGGCATCCAGGTGCGCTACATCTCCACCGAGGAGTTCACCAACGACTTCATCAACAGCCTGCGCGACGACCGGAAGGTGGCGTTCCAGCGCCGCTACCGCGACATCGACGTGCTGCTGGTGGACGACATCCAGTTCCTGGAGGGCAAGGAAGGCACCCAGGAGGAGTTCTTCCACACCTTCAACACGCTGCACAACGCGAACAAGCAGA is from Rhodococcus sp. X156 and encodes:
- the dnaA gene encoding chromosomal replication initiator protein DnaA — encoded protein: MAEDTRELRSVWAEVVAELASYTDATGRPLSAQQRAWLRLTRPVGFVNGFALLAAPSAFAKEAIERVLRTPITDALSRHLGSEVILAVRVDEASAVHEGAAADGVAPRGEHGASADGADHGGSPGGFTGVDDLDEVDEEKDALETINEIWPSYSTVRKAPAGPAQTRLNAKYTFDTFVIGSSNRFPHSAAVAVAEAPARAYNPLFIWGESGLGKTHLLHAVGHYTQRLFPGIQVRYISTEEFTNDFINSLRDDRKVAFQRRYRDIDVLLVDDIQFLEGKEGTQEEFFHTFNTLHNANKQIVVSSDRPPKQLVTLEDRLRTRFEWGLITDVQPPELETRIAILRKKAQMDGLAVPDEVLEFIASRIERNIRELEGALIRVTAFASLNQQVVDLALAEIVLRDLIPDASSLEISAATIMAVTAEYFGNSLDELRGPGKTRAVAQARQVAMYLCRELTDLSLPKIGQTFGGRDHTTVMHANKKIRKEMAERRRTYEQVQELTARIKQRSRS